In one Pseudomonas tensinigenes genomic region, the following are encoded:
- the moaB gene encoding molybdenum cofactor biosynthesis protein B, whose amino-acid sequence MKAKADVPFVPLNIAVLTVSDTRTLETDTSGQVFVDRLAAAGHHLAERVLLKDDLYKIRAQVANWIADDVVQVVLITGGTGFTGRDSTPEAVACLLDKQVDGFGELFRQISVADIGTSTVQSRALAGLANGTLVCCLPGSTNAVRTGWDGILGEQLDARHRPCNFVPHLKQAAPCESRG is encoded by the coding sequence ATGAAAGCCAAGGCTGATGTACCTTTCGTGCCGCTTAATATTGCGGTGCTGACTGTCAGCGATACCCGAACCCTGGAAACCGACACTTCAGGCCAAGTCTTCGTCGATCGCCTGGCGGCCGCCGGTCACCATCTGGCAGAGCGGGTTCTGCTCAAAGATGACCTCTATAAAATTCGCGCGCAAGTCGCCAACTGGATCGCCGACGATGTAGTGCAAGTTGTGCTGATCACCGGTGGCACCGGTTTTACCGGGCGCGACAGCACGCCGGAAGCCGTGGCGTGCCTGCTCGACAAGCAAGTGGATGGTTTCGGCGAGTTGTTCCGGCAGATATCTGTGGCTGATATCGGTACCTCGACCGTGCAATCCCGAGCGCTGGCCGGTCTGGCCAATGGCACGCTGGTTTGCTGCCTGCCAGGTTCGACCAATGCTGTGCGTACAGGGTGGGATGGCATTCTGGGTGAGCAACTGGACGCCCGCCATCGACCATGCAATTTCGTACCTCATTTGAAACAGGCGGCACCTTGTGAATCGCGCGGGTAA
- the mobA gene encoding molybdenum cofactor guanylyltransferase MobA — MTVNSQLPPCSILLLAGGRGQRMGGQDKGLLQWQGEPLIAHLQRQTRQLTDDLIISCNRNRERYAPFADQLVGDDEEDFPGPLAGIRAGLKAARHPHLLVLPCDVPRIDATLLQDMRETANLNHDKPLMLRHDGHWEPLLCVIPVALLPAFEAAWSAGERSPGRVMRSLGATALQCPDNDPRLANLNTPELLNAHNTVSD, encoded by the coding sequence ATGACTGTGAATTCGCAACTGCCGCCCTGCTCCATTCTGCTTCTGGCGGGCGGGCGCGGCCAACGTATGGGCGGTCAGGACAAAGGTCTGCTGCAGTGGCAGGGTGAACCGTTGATCGCGCACTTGCAGCGCCAGACTCGTCAGCTGACCGATGACTTGATCATCTCCTGCAATCGGAATCGCGAGCGTTATGCACCGTTTGCAGATCAATTGGTGGGAGATGACGAAGAAGATTTTCCAGGGCCCTTGGCTGGTATCCGCGCAGGCCTGAAAGCCGCGCGTCACCCCCACCTGCTGGTACTGCCCTGCGATGTCCCGAGGATCGATGCCACGTTGCTGCAGGACATGCGCGAAACCGCCAATCTGAATCATGACAAACCTTTAATGTTGCGCCATGACGGGCACTGGGAACCTCTGCTCTGCGTAATTCCGGTGGCCTTGTTGCCGGCCTTTGAGGCAGCGTGGAGTGCTGGGGAGCGCAGCCCCGGACGGGTAATGCGCAGTCTCGGCGCCACCGCGTTGCAATGTCCCGACAATGACCCGCGACTGGCCAACCTCAACACCCCCGAACTGTTAAATGCGCACAACACTGTGTCAGACTGA
- a CDS encoding YgdI/YgdR family lipoprotein → MTQRTLATFMLALGLATLAGCSSPTVITLNDGREIQAVDTPKYDDDSGFYEFKQLDGKETRINKDQVRTVKEL, encoded by the coding sequence ATGACTCAACGGACCCTCGCCACTTTCATGCTCGCACTGGGCCTTGCCACCCTCGCCGGTTGCTCGTCGCCTACAGTGATCACCTTGAATGACGGTCGCGAAATCCAGGCCGTCGACACCCCGAAATACGATGACGATTCGGGCTTCTACGAGTTCAAACAGCTGGACGGCAAAGAAACTCGCATCAACAAGGATCAGGTTCGTACCGTTAAAGAGCTGTAA
- a CDS encoding pseudouridine synthase produces MSTSTFSAAQNQASTLYLPPGKWLTVLDCLCEHFSAIDREQWLDRIARGRVLDGHGQPIPVDLPYKEGLRIHYFREVPDEKPIPVVESILYADEHLVVADKPHFLPVTPAGEYVEQTLLRRLIRRLDNPHLVPLHRIDRHTAGLVIFSANPQTRSAYQSLFPTRQIDKRYEAIAPALPDLKFPLVHKSRLVDGEPFFRMQEGAGASNTETAVEVREKNGDLWRYGLFPVTGKKHQLRVHMTALGASICNDPFYPDVLKDVEDDYANPLKLLAQGLRFIDPVTGAEREFESRITLQW; encoded by the coding sequence ATGTCCACATCTACATTCTCTGCTGCTCAGAATCAGGCGAGCACACTTTATCTGCCGCCCGGTAAATGGCTGACCGTACTCGATTGCCTGTGCGAGCATTTCAGCGCCATCGACCGTGAGCAGTGGCTGGACCGCATCGCTCGGGGACGTGTGCTGGACGGCCATGGCCAGCCGATCCCGGTGGATTTGCCCTACAAGGAAGGTCTGCGGATTCACTATTTTCGTGAAGTGCCGGACGAGAAGCCGATCCCGGTGGTCGAGTCGATCCTGTATGCCGACGAACATCTGGTAGTGGCTGACAAACCGCATTTTCTGCCGGTCACGCCTGCCGGCGAATACGTTGAGCAAACCTTGTTGCGCAGGCTGATTCGTCGCCTGGACAATCCACACCTGGTGCCTCTGCACCGCATCGACCGGCATACGGCGGGACTGGTGATTTTCTCGGCCAATCCGCAAACCCGATCAGCCTATCAGTCGTTGTTCCCGACGCGGCAGATCGACAAGCGCTATGAAGCCATCGCCCCGGCGCTGCCTGATCTGAAGTTCCCTTTGGTGCACAAGAGCCGCCTGGTGGATGGCGAACCGTTTTTCCGCATGCAGGAAGGCGCCGGTGCCAGCAATACCGAAACGGCGGTGGAGGTCAGAGAAAAGAATGGCGATCTGTGGCGCTACGGCTTGTTTCCGGTGACGGGCAAAAAACATCAACTGCGTGTCCACATGACGGCGTTGGGCGCGAGCATCTGCAACGATCCGTTTTATCCGGATGTGTTGAAGGACGTCGAGGACGACTACGCCAATCCGCTGAAACTGCTGGCGCAGGGGTTGCGGTTCATTGATCCGGTTACCGGCGCAGAGCGCGAGTTCGAGAGCCGGATCACGTTGCAATGGTGA
- a CDS encoding transcriptional regulator: MVNVEQLKNSVNRMSVDVVREAVLELRLDGLVTEGKTPFNKLHFNTCFAEIEALFQRAGYHKQLDVVGYQGLLYALYDPGRWDAVDVLRWLKEFTDAAALKTIPA; encoded by the coding sequence GTGGTCAATGTCGAACAGTTGAAGAACAGCGTGAACCGGATGTCGGTTGACGTGGTGCGCGAGGCCGTTCTCGAATTGCGCCTGGACGGGTTGGTCACCGAAGGCAAGACGCCCTTCAACAAACTGCACTTCAACACCTGCTTTGCCGAGATCGAGGCCTTGTTTCAGCGTGCCGGTTACCACAAGCAACTGGATGTGGTCGGTTATCAGGGGTTGCTTTACGCCTTATACGATCCGGGACGCTGGGACGCAGTCGATGTCTTGCGCTGGCTCAAGGAATTCACCGATGCCGCAGCGCTGAAAACAATTCCGGCCTGA
- a CDS encoding glutaredoxin family protein: MPPECQLFGTLGCHLCEVAEAELMPLVEHGLLVELVDIAEDESWYAAYSLRIPVLRRVDTGAELGWPFSADEVVAFLG, from the coding sequence ATGCCTCCTGAATGTCAGCTGTTTGGCACCCTTGGATGCCATCTGTGTGAAGTCGCCGAGGCCGAACTGATGCCTCTTGTCGAGCATGGCCTGCTGGTTGAATTGGTCGATATTGCTGAGGATGAGTCTTGGTATGCGGCATACAGCCTGAGAATTCCGGTGCTGCGTCGTGTCGACACCGGGGCTGAACTGGGCTGGCCATTCAGTGCTGATGAAGTCGTCGCGTTTCTGGGTTAA
- a CDS encoding cation:proton antiporter: MFANLLIILASSLVVIALFRRLRLPPVLGYLCVGLLVGPSAFDWVNESEHLPDVAELGVVFLLFSLGLEFSLSKMIALRQVVFRLGSQQVLVSTALLGLLLMLLGMPITPALLLGAGLSLSSTAIVTKELGSLGEVFSSHGQNAVGVLLFQDVVAVLLLTLVPVFAGSSEQAWYWALPLTLAKTVVLFVGLLLASRWILPRLFHEVAASRSAELFVLLALVIVLLTAWLTHLLGLSPALGAFLAGMLLGESHYRHQIEADIRPFRDILLGVFFVSIGMLIDLQLFVSHSLLILGLTVGLMVIKGIVVALLVKWRGSDSETAWRSGLALAQGGEFCFALMAQMQQNSMMPEGLGNLLLAATFCSMLLTPLLLRAAPRVAAGLHRKPNQEAQIEEISALNADLNQHVVICGYGRVGQSIGRFLRNAKQPYIALDNDPVRVQEAASGESDVHYGDSSRGELLTAVGLLRARLCVIAVDQTDVALRILKEARRLNDQVPILVRTRDDSQLAELKAAGATEVVPELLESSLMLGSHALIMLGLPARQVQEKVDQVRSDRYRLLHGFYRGADDEET; this comes from the coding sequence GTGTTTGCCAATCTGTTGATCATCCTCGCCTCGTCCCTTGTGGTGATTGCCCTGTTCCGTCGCCTGCGGTTGCCACCGGTTCTGGGTTATCTGTGCGTAGGATTGCTGGTCGGACCGAGTGCGTTCGACTGGGTCAACGAGAGCGAACACTTGCCCGACGTCGCGGAGTTGGGGGTGGTGTTTCTGTTGTTTTCACTGGGTCTGGAGTTCTCCCTGTCGAAGATGATCGCGCTGCGCCAGGTCGTGTTCCGTCTCGGCAGTCAGCAGGTGCTGGTCAGCACCGCGCTGCTCGGGCTGCTATTGATGCTATTGGGCATGCCGATCACACCGGCGCTGTTGCTCGGCGCCGGGCTTTCGCTGTCATCGACTGCGATTGTGACCAAAGAGTTGGGCAGCCTTGGCGAGGTGTTCAGCAGCCACGGCCAGAATGCCGTTGGTGTTTTACTGTTTCAGGACGTTGTCGCGGTATTGCTGCTGACATTGGTGCCCGTGTTCGCCGGCAGCAGCGAGCAAGCCTGGTACTGGGCGCTGCCGCTGACGCTGGCAAAAACCGTTGTGCTGTTTGTCGGGCTGCTACTGGCCAGTCGCTGGATACTGCCGAGGTTGTTCCATGAAGTGGCGGCGTCACGCTCGGCCGAGTTGTTCGTGCTGCTGGCACTGGTGATTGTGTTGTTGACCGCCTGGCTGACTCACCTGCTGGGCCTGTCCCCCGCCCTCGGTGCATTTCTGGCGGGGATGTTGCTCGGTGAAAGCCACTATCGTCACCAGATCGAGGCCGACATCCGGCCATTTCGCGACATCCTTCTAGGTGTGTTTTTCGTCAGCATCGGCATGCTGATCGACCTGCAACTGTTCGTCAGTCACAGCCTGCTGATTCTCGGACTTACCGTCGGTTTGATGGTGATCAAGGGCATCGTCGTCGCCTTGTTGGTGAAGTGGCGCGGCAGTGACAGCGAAACAGCGTGGCGCAGTGGTCTGGCGTTGGCCCAGGGAGGCGAGTTCTGCTTTGCCCTGATGGCGCAGATGCAACAAAACAGCATGATGCCCGAAGGGCTTGGCAACCTTCTGCTCGCGGCGACGTTCTGCTCGATGCTGCTGACGCCATTGTTGTTGCGCGCAGCACCCCGCGTCGCTGCAGGGCTGCACCGCAAACCCAATCAAGAGGCACAGATCGAAGAGATCAGTGCGCTCAACGCCGACCTCAACCAGCACGTGGTGATTTGCGGCTACGGCCGGGTCGGCCAATCCATCGGTCGTTTCCTGCGCAATGCCAAACAGCCTTATATCGCGCTGGACAATGACCCGGTACGGGTACAGGAAGCCGCCAGTGGGGAAAGTGACGTGCATTACGGCGACTCGTCGCGCGGCGAACTGCTGACTGCCGTTGGCCTGCTGCGCGCACGACTCTGTGTGATTGCCGTGGATCAAACCGACGTCGCCCTGCGCATTCTCAAGGAAGCACGCCGCCTCAATGATCAGGTGCCGATTCTGGTGCGCACCCGCGACGACAGCCAATTGGCGGAGCTCAAAGCCGCAGGCGCCACCGAAGTAGTGCCTGAGCTATTGGAATCCAGCCTCATGCTCGGCTCTCACGCCTTGATCATGCTCGGGTTGCCGGCGCGTCAGGTTCAGGAAAAAGTCGACCAGGTGCGAAGTGACCGTTATCGCCTGCTCCACGGCTTTTACCGTGGAGCCGACGATGAAGAGACCTAA
- a CDS encoding ammonium transporter, producing the protein MENLQSAVDTLVHSSNTLFILIGAVMVLAMHAGFAFLEVGTVRQKNQVNALSKILSDFAVSTLAYFFIGYWISYGVTFMQPAAVLSADHGYGLVKFFFLLTFAAAIPAIISGGIAERARFVPQLCATALIVAFIYPFFEGMIWNGNYGLQAWLTAQFGAAFHDFAGSVVVHAMGGWLALAAVLLLGPRNGRYRDGRLVAFAPSSIPFLALGSWILIVGWFGFNVMSAQTLQGVSGLVAVNSLMAMVGGTMAALLVGRNDPGFLHNGPLAGLVAICAGSDLMHPVGALVTGAIAGALFVWCFTAAQVKWRIDDVLGVWPLHGLCGVWGGIACGIFGQTALGGIGGVSLISQLIGTALGVAVALIGGFVVYGVIKALHGLRLSQEQEYYGADLSLHKIGAVSQD; encoded by the coding sequence ATGGAAAATCTGCAAAGCGCTGTGGACACCCTGGTTCACAGCTCCAATACCCTGTTCATTCTGATCGGTGCAGTGATGGTACTGGCGATGCACGCCGGTTTCGCCTTTCTGGAGGTTGGTACGGTCCGTCAGAAAAACCAGGTCAATGCGCTGTCGAAGATTCTCAGTGATTTCGCCGTCTCGACCTTGGCCTATTTCTTTATAGGCTATTGGATCTCCTATGGTGTGACCTTCATGCAGCCGGCGGCGGTGTTGAGTGCCGATCACGGTTATGGACTGGTGAAGTTTTTCTTCCTGCTGACCTTTGCCGCTGCGATCCCGGCGATCATTTCCGGCGGTATCGCCGAGCGCGCGCGTTTTGTGCCGCAATTGTGCGCCACGGCGTTGATCGTTGCGTTCATCTATCCGTTTTTCGAAGGCATGATCTGGAACGGCAACTACGGTCTGCAAGCGTGGCTGACGGCGCAGTTCGGTGCCGCTTTCCATGATTTCGCCGGTTCCGTGGTGGTGCATGCCATGGGCGGTTGGCTGGCGCTGGCGGCGGTGCTGTTGCTGGGGCCGCGCAATGGCCGTTATCGCGACGGTCGCCTGGTGGCCTTCGCACCGTCGAGCATTCCCTTTCTGGCATTGGGCTCGTGGATTCTGATTGTCGGCTGGTTCGGCTTCAACGTGATGAGCGCGCAGACGCTGCAGGGCGTCAGTGGTCTGGTAGCAGTCAATTCGTTGATGGCGATGGTCGGCGGCACCATGGCGGCGCTGCTCGTCGGGCGCAATGACCCGGGCTTTCTGCACAACGGCCCATTGGCCGGGTTGGTCGCAATCTGTGCCGGCTCCGATCTGATGCATCCGGTCGGGGCGCTGGTGACCGGTGCAATTGCCGGCGCGCTGTTCGTCTGGTGCTTTACCGCCGCGCAGGTGAAATGGCGCATAGATGATGTGTTGGGCGTATGGCCATTGCACGGCTTGTGCGGTGTTTGGGGCGGGATTGCCTGCGGGATCTTCGGCCAGACTGCGCTTGGCGGTATTGGCGGCGTCAGCCTGATCAGCCAGTTGATCGGCACCGCGCTCGGTGTCGCTGTGGCGCTGATCGGTGGCTTCGTCGTGTACGGCGTGATCAAGGCGTTGCACGGGCTGCGCCTGAGTCAGGAACAAGAGTATTACGGCGCGGATCTGTCGCTGCACAAGATCGGCGCAGTGAGCCAGGATTAG
- a CDS encoding DUF883 family protein — translation MASIKAKTAQEILMNDFQTLVADTERLLEHTATLAGDQADELREQIHDSLLRARETLKLTEDTLRDRGQAAVTATEDYVSANPWQAVGIAAGVGFLIGLLATRR, via the coding sequence ATGGCCAGCATCAAGGCAAAGACTGCTCAAGAAATTCTCATGAACGACTTCCAGACCCTGGTCGCCGACACCGAACGCTTGCTCGAGCACACCGCCACCCTGGCCGGCGATCAGGCTGATGAGCTGCGCGAGCAGATCCACGACAGCCTGCTGCGCGCCCGCGAAACCCTGAAACTGACCGAAGACACCCTGCGTGATCGCGGTCAGGCTGCGGTCACTGCCACTGAAGATTACGTGTCGGCCAACCCTTGGCAGGCCGTCGGCATTGCTGCCGGTGTCGGCTTCCTGATCGGCCTGCTGGCCACTCGGCGCTGA
- a CDS encoding phage holin family protein: protein MSIGESGPTAGTASSTRRLGAAVLGLLHSHVELFGIELQEQKSRTVSLLLFAGLALVFALLLLVGLSTLVMIVFWDTYRLAAIIGLCVFYTLASIFCGLRLKAAIFDESSPFHGTLEELANDRERLLP from the coding sequence ATGTCGATCGGTGAATCCGGCCCGACTGCGGGCACCGCCTCTTCCACGCGGCGCTTGGGCGCCGCCGTTCTGGGTCTGCTGCACAGCCATGTCGAGTTGTTCGGCATCGAATTGCAGGAGCAGAAATCCCGGACCGTCAGCCTGTTGCTGTTTGCAGGTCTGGCCTTGGTCTTTGCCCTGTTGCTGCTGGTGGGTTTATCGACCTTGGTCATGATCGTGTTCTGGGACACTTATCGCCTGGCCGCGATCATCGGCCTGTGCGTTTTCTATACCTTGGCCTCGATCTTCTGCGGACTGCGCCTCAAGGCTGCAATCTTCGATGAGTCCTCGCCTTTCCACGGCACGCTCGAAGAGCTGGCCAACGACCGGGAGCGCCTGCTGCCATGA
- a CDS encoding EAL domain-containing protein: MIDGQPLACFQPFIDTATGRIAGVEALGRLRQADGQLVSVGPLFADPRTPAIALRRLDRQIRDNALSRLHEAPSDWFLSLNMSPRWISRLRPEQALPSLKQIARHLVDPQRIVFEITELGGNGQRLAEVVARYREAGARIAIDDFGAGYSQLDRVLALQPDILKLDMRLFQAAALGGPSSDVVKALAQMAEKTGCWIIAEGVETEAQLNFALECGSRYVQGFLFARAQEAFYPTDAFVQRFAELRQRYVRQKLAERARLMQMRQQLGELMTILQNWAQAHAPLSALPQLDAFPWLLRFYQCDRHGTQLTPNLEWRHSGWIADNRYLGHNWSWRPYFYHLLAEGWEERRLTLSNTYRDATSNQYCLTAGQFFDNGERLLLIDIDAAGL; this comes from the coding sequence GTGATCGACGGGCAACCGCTCGCCTGCTTTCAACCCTTCATCGATACCGCCACCGGCCGGATTGCCGGCGTCGAAGCACTGGGCCGGCTGCGCCAGGCCGATGGACAACTGGTGTCGGTCGGGCCGCTGTTCGCCGACCCGCGCACTCCCGCCATCGCCTTGCGCCGTCTCGACCGACAGATCCGCGACAATGCCTTGAGCCGCCTGCATGAAGCGCCCTCGGACTGGTTTCTCAGCCTCAACATGTCGCCGCGCTGGATCAGCCGCTTGCGCCCCGAACAAGCGCTGCCAAGTCTCAAGCAAATCGCGCGACACCTTGTCGATCCACAGCGCATCGTTTTCGAGATCACTGAACTGGGCGGCAACGGCCAACGTCTGGCCGAAGTGGTCGCGCGTTATCGCGAGGCCGGGGCACGAATCGCCATTGATGATTTTGGTGCAGGCTATTCACAACTGGATCGGGTACTGGCGCTGCAACCGGACATTCTCAAACTCGACATGCGCCTGTTTCAGGCCGCCGCACTCGGTGGGCCGAGCAGTGATGTGGTCAAGGCGTTGGCGCAGATGGCCGAAAAGACCGGTTGCTGGATTATCGCTGAAGGCGTCGAAACCGAGGCGCAGTTGAATTTCGCTCTGGAGTGCGGATCGCGGTACGTGCAGGGTTTTCTGTTCGCTCGGGCGCAGGAAGCTTTTTACCCCACAGACGCTTTTGTGCAACGCTTCGCCGAACTGCGTCAACGCTATGTCCGGCAGAAACTGGCAGAACGGGCCCGCTTGATGCAAATGCGTCAGCAACTGGGCGAATTGATGACCATTCTGCAGAACTGGGCGCAAGCTCACGCACCGCTGAGCGCATTGCCACAACTGGACGCCTTTCCATGGCTGCTGCGGTTCTATCAATGCGACCGCCACGGCACGCAACTGACACCTAATCTGGAATGGCGGCACAGTGGCTGGATCGCCGACAATCGCTATCTGGGGCACAACTGGTCATGGCGTCCGTACTTCTATCATTTACTCGCTGAAGGCTGGGAGGAGCGGCGCCTGACGCTGTCCAACACCTACCGCGATGCAACCAGCAACCAGTATTGCCTGACGGCCGGGCAGTTCTTCGACAATGGCGAACGTCTGCTGCTGATCGACATTGATGCTGCAGGGCTGTAG
- a CDS encoding deoxyguanosinetriphosphate triphosphohydrolase gives MDWQTLLNRERLGKPLHSPQELGRSPFHKDHDRIIFSGAFRRLGRKTQVHPVTSNDHIHTRLTHSLEVSCVGRSLGMRVGETLRSALPQWCDPSDLGMVVQSACLAHDIGNPPFGHSGEDAIRHWFQQAAGRGWLDGMSEAERGDFLNFEGNAQGFRVLTQLEYHQFDGGTRLTYATLGTYLKYPWTARHADSLGYKKHKFGCYQSELPLLEQIAQKLGLPQLEEQRWARHPLVYLMEAADDICYALIDLEDGLEMELLEYAEVESLLLGLVGDDLPETYRQLGPQDSRRRKLAILRGKAIEHLTNAAARAFVEQQDALLAGTLHGDLVEHMHGPAKRCVLNAKDIARKKIFQDKRKTLHEIGAYTTLEILLNSFCGAALEQHNGRTPSFKSRRILDLLGNNAPDPQGSLHTSFLRMIDFIAGMTDSYASDMALEMTGRSSH, from the coding sequence TTGGATTGGCAAACCCTGCTCAACCGCGAACGTCTCGGAAAGCCCCTGCACAGCCCGCAAGAACTTGGCCGCAGTCCTTTTCACAAAGACCATGACCGCATCATCTTCTCCGGGGCCTTTCGGCGTCTGGGCCGAAAAACCCAAGTGCATCCGGTCACCAGTAACGACCACATTCACACACGCCTGACCCACTCGCTGGAGGTCAGTTGTGTCGGCCGCTCGCTGGGCATGCGCGTCGGCGAAACACTGCGCAGCGCCCTGCCACAATGGTGCGACCCCAGCGATCTGGGCATGGTGGTGCAATCGGCATGTCTGGCCCATGACATCGGCAACCCGCCGTTCGGTCACTCCGGCGAAGATGCCATTCGCCACTGGTTCCAACAGGCAGCCGGGCGTGGCTGGCTGGACGGCATGAGCGAAGCCGAGCGCGGCGACTTCCTCAATTTCGAAGGCAACGCCCAAGGCTTTCGCGTGCTCACTCAGCTTGAATACCATCAATTCGACGGCGGCACCCGCCTGACCTACGCCACCCTCGGCACCTATCTGAAATACCCGTGGACGGCCCGTCACGCCGACTCCCTCGGTTACAAGAAACACAAGTTCGGCTGTTATCAGAGCGAACTGCCGCTGCTGGAGCAAATCGCTCAGAAGCTGGGCCTGCCGCAACTGGAAGAGCAACGCTGGGCGCGCCATCCGCTGGTCTACCTGATGGAGGCGGCGGACGACATCTGCTACGCCTTGATCGACCTGGAAGACGGTCTTGAAATGGAGTTGCTGGAGTACGCTGAGGTCGAATCGCTGTTACTCGGATTGGTGGGCGATGATCTGCCGGAAACCTATCGTCAGCTAGGCCCGCAGGATTCACGACGACGCAAGCTCGCCATCCTGCGTGGCAAGGCCATCGAACATCTGACCAACGCAGCGGCGCGAGCGTTTGTCGAGCAACAGGACGCACTGCTCGCCGGCACGCTGCATGGCGATCTGGTCGAGCACATGCATGGCCCGGCCAAGCGCTGTGTGTTGAACGCCAAAGACATTGCCCGCAAGAAAATCTTTCAGGACAAGCGCAAGACCCTGCACGAAATCGGTGCCTACACGACGCTGGAGATTCTCCTCAACTCCTTCTGCGGCGCCGCGCTGGAGCAACACAACGGTCGCACGCCATCGTTCAAGAGTCGGCGCATCCTCGACTTGCTCGGTAATAACGCACCGGATCCGCAGGGTTCTTTGCATACGTCGTTTTTGCGCATGATCGATTTCATCGCCGGCATGACCGACAGCTACGCCAGCGACATGGCGCTGGAGATGACCGGTCGTTCCAGTCACTGA
- a CDS encoding tyrosine-type recombinase/integrase gives MQKPLTPVIRRQADSDENIALIIKELQKPGKYSEGTIRGLYLQVSGTSQLWRFKFLLDGKEGLFAIGAYPDISIAKARELAQEARTAVANGIAPKRARAIKEEAQRIQEGWIFTKIAEQWLEFNAGLAPKTLSGHRGVLKNHLYPVVGNMPVADIAVSQVKTILDRLAHSPTMARHSLTLLRMILDHAMNHELVDKNVAVGRGGLLKKHKTVHRAALESPEDLTEFLRRLNNFVAYNDSVISALWMLVLLPVRPAELAAMKWEQIDLDKAEWRFVVPKTGQPLIVPLPSQAVGQLRALQEHSRALNKKAVPNSSPFGNTAASEQVDPPTWVFPSAAKFGVPISADTLLVRMRTGLGYERGTITSHGFRSTFRTLGHEILKLDPIVLELCLGHRMPGALGATYARAQLLDQRREAMQKWADYIEELWAEVTGVA, from the coding sequence ATGCAGAAACCACTTACACCAGTCATCCGGCGTCAGGCCGACAGCGATGAAAACATTGCACTTATAATCAAAGAACTGCAAAAGCCCGGCAAGTATTCCGAAGGAACTATCCGAGGCCTTTACTTGCAAGTTAGTGGCACTTCCCAACTTTGGAGATTCAAGTTTCTGCTGGACGGTAAAGAAGGTCTGTTCGCCATCGGTGCTTACCCGGACATATCGATCGCCAAAGCGCGAGAACTTGCACAGGAAGCGCGCACCGCAGTTGCCAATGGCATCGCACCGAAGCGCGCCCGAGCGATCAAGGAAGAAGCACAACGCATTCAGGAGGGCTGGATCTTTACCAAGATCGCCGAGCAATGGCTCGAATTCAACGCCGGCCTGGCACCGAAGACCCTTTCCGGCCACCGCGGTGTACTGAAGAACCACCTCTACCCCGTTGTAGGCAACATGCCGGTGGCCGACATCGCCGTCAGCCAGGTGAAGACCATCCTGGATCGCCTCGCCCACTCGCCGACCATGGCCCGCCATTCACTGACCTTGCTACGCATGATCCTCGACCACGCCATGAACCACGAACTGGTCGACAAGAACGTGGCCGTGGGGCGAGGCGGGCTGCTGAAGAAGCACAAGACGGTGCACCGCGCCGCTCTTGAATCCCCGGAAGACCTCACCGAGTTCCTGCGCCGGCTGAACAACTTCGTTGCGTACAACGACAGCGTGATTTCAGCGTTGTGGATGCTGGTCCTGCTGCCCGTGCGCCCCGCCGAACTCGCCGCGATGAAGTGGGAACAGATCGACCTCGACAAGGCCGAGTGGCGCTTCGTGGTGCCAAAGACCGGGCAACCCCTTATTGTTCCCTTACCATCGCAGGCTGTCGGGCAATTGCGTGCACTGCAAGAACACAGCCGGGCACTCAACAAGAAAGCAGTGCCCAACTCTTCACCTTTCGGCAATACCGCCGCGAGCGAACAAGTCGACCCGCCGACCTGGGTATTTCCTTCCGCAGCGAAGTTCGGCGTGCCCATCTCCGCCGATACGCTGCTGGTGCGTATGCGCACAGGGCTTGGCTATGAACGCGGCACCATCACCAGCCACGGCTTCCGCTCGACATTCCGCACCCTCGGACACGAGATTTTGAAACTCGACCCGATCGTCCTTGAGCTGTGCCTGGGCCACCGCATGCCCGGAGCACTGGGCGCCACCTATGCACGGGCACAGCTGCTAGATCAGCGACGCGAGGCGATGCAGAAGTGGGCGGACTATATCGAGGAACTATGGGCAGAGGTCACTGGTGTGGCTTGA